Below is a window of Allomuricauda ruestringensis DSM 13258 DNA.
CCACCCACTCTTCTACTACGAACTTCTACGTGGGGCATAACATTTGAAAGGGCATCCTTCCACAGTTCCAATCCCGTTTTTTCTTCGTCAGTGTTCTTTTCGTCAACAATTTCAATTGCATCATAAAAAATCTTGAATGCAACTGATTTTTTACCGTCCCACATCATCATGTTCACAAAACGCGTAACAAGTTGATCGTTAAATTTTGGATCTGGTAATAACGGTCTCTTTTTTGCCTGTTTTTTTCTCATCTCTTCTTCTTAAAAATGATTAATTTTTAGGACGCTTTGCACCATACTTAGATCGTCGTTGCGTTCTGCCCGCAACACCTGCGGTATCCAATGCACCACGAACGATATGATATCGCACACCAGGCAAATCCTTTACTCTTCCGCCTCTAACCAATACTATCGAGTGCTCTTGGAGGTTGTGACCTTCACCGGGGATATATGCGTTCACCTCTTTACCGTTGGTCAACCTTACCCTTGCAACTTTACGCATTGCAGAGTTTGGTTTTTTAGGTGTAGTGGTGTAAACACGCGTACAAACCCCTCTTCTTTGAGGACACGAATCCAAAGCAGCCGATTTACTCTTCTTGGTAATTGTGGCCCTTCCTTTTCGTACT
It encodes the following:
- the rpsL gene encoding 30S ribosomal protein S12, which produces MPTISQLVRKGRATITKKSKSAALDSCPQRRGVCTRVYTTTPKKPNSAMRKVARVRLTNGKEVNAYIPGEGHNLQEHSIVLVRGGRVKDLPGVRYHIVRGALDTAGVAGRTQRRSKYGAKRPKN
- the rpsG gene encoding 30S ribosomal protein S7; translation: MRKKQAKKRPLLPDPKFNDQLVTRFVNMMMWDGKKSVAFKIFYDAIEIVDEKNTDEEKTGLELWKDALSNVMPHVEVRSRRVGGATFQIPMQIRPDRKISTAMKWLISFSRKRNEKSMAQKLAAEILAAAKEEGAAVKKRVDTHKMAEANKAFSHFRF